In Gemmatimonadaceae bacterium, a genomic segment contains:
- a CDS encoding DUF58 domain-containing protein translates to MTTSLTPQTSFLDPSVLSRIGNLELLAKVVVEGFINGLHRSPHLGASTDFAEHRAYMPGDDIRRIDWKLFGRSDRHYIKEFEADTNTNFNVIVDVSPSMRYGANPETGRVSKLTYACYLAACLTYFSSLQRDRVGLATIDTDIVDYVPPSAKHLQLVLHALERIERNARDAKALPGRSTLLPPLRKLSETFRRRSLVVLISDFYEDPQEIIDALSFVRGRGNDLIVFHLLDPHEIDFSFSDSTNFIDMETGEKLQVIPDYLRKQYQQLVREHTTTLSKRIGESRADYAMFDTSKPLDRALFSYLLARQRFTRTR, encoded by the coding sequence ATGACAACGTCTCTCACCCCCCAGACCTCCTTCCTCGACCCCTCGGTCCTCTCCCGGATCGGGAATCTCGAGCTGCTCGCCAAGGTCGTCGTCGAAGGATTCATCAACGGCCTGCACCGCTCCCCGCATTTGGGCGCATCGACCGATTTCGCCGAGCATCGGGCGTACATGCCGGGAGATGACATTCGGCGGATCGATTGGAAGCTGTTCGGCCGCAGCGATCGCCACTACATCAAGGAATTCGAGGCGGACACCAACACGAACTTCAACGTGATCGTCGATGTGTCGCCGTCGATGCGGTACGGCGCGAATCCCGAGACGGGGCGCGTGTCGAAGCTCACGTATGCGTGCTATCTCGCGGCTTGCCTCACGTATTTCTCGAGTCTGCAGCGCGATCGAGTCGGTCTGGCGACGATCGACACCGACATTGTCGACTATGTACCGCCGTCGGCCAAGCATCTGCAGCTCGTCCTGCATGCGTTGGAGCGTATCGAGCGTAACGCGCGCGACGCCAAGGCGCTGCCCGGGCGGTCCACCCTGCTCCCGCCACTCCGAAAACTTTCGGAGACGTTTCGCCGCCGCAGTCTCGTCGTGCTGATTTCAGACTTCTATGAAGATCCGCAGGAGATCATCGACGCGCTGAGCTTCGTGCGCGGCCGCGGCAACGATCTGATCGTGTTCCACCTGCTCGATCCGCACGAGATCGACTTCTCGTTCTCCGATTCGACGAACTTCATCGACATGGAAACCGGCGAGAAGCTGCAGGTCATTCCCGACTATCTGCGCAAGCAATACCAGCAGTTGGTGCGCGAGCACACGACCACGTTGTCCAAGCGCATTGGCGAGTCGCGCGCCGACTACGCGATGTTCGATACGTCGAAGCCGCTCGATCGCGCGCTCTTCTCGTATCTGTTGGCGCGGCAGCGCTTCACGCGGACGCGATAG
- a CDS encoding BatA domain-containing protein: MSFLAPAFLAALAAIGIPVVIHLINRERKVVVEFPSLMFLQRIPYRSVRRQKIRHLLLLALRCLAVALLVAAFARPFFQRRTTAIGATGAREVVILLDRSASMAYGGRWDKAKAAAHKVIGGLGASDRATLVLFASDAAVASDPMATPDRVNASINAAKLGAEATRYGPALKLASQIVGASTLPRREVVLISDYQKIGWANHNEVTFPKGTVVTPIDLGGAASSDVAVSQVTTDRDSTGERDHVTVAARLINTGRVAKNIQATLSIGGRDVQTKSVSVAATGAQQVAFAPIAVPNAATKGSVRITPDSLQQDDVLAFTIAPDAAVSVLLVEPATPRENQSLFVSRALAIGDRPSFRVTEKRINELTPRDFDGRALVVLDEVAPPNGDAGERLRAALDGGTGLVVVPGALAVETWPADWRGVLPATVGKIVDRTSDAGGSLSSIDYAYPTFEVFNAPRSGDFSTAKFYRYRSLTPQPGSVVGARFDDGSPAIVERTQGSGKVVLWASSLDAYWTNLPMQPVFLPFVHQLGKHVGRYADPRPWFVAGDVLDLSRHGELTAQFASSAQDTAQLVLEAPSGARERVTTAGANHLITLREQGFYELRGQDTPVGSGRPIAVNVDPTESDLSHLDPQDVVLAVTAVDGRRQPGSDFNTVTPHEQEQRQKVWWYLLLVALLLMAAETTLSNRLSKVTQ, from the coding sequence ATGAGTTTCCTCGCCCCGGCGTTTCTTGCCGCGCTCGCGGCCATCGGCATTCCCGTCGTCATTCATTTGATCAACCGGGAGCGGAAAGTCGTCGTCGAATTTCCGTCGCTGATGTTCCTGCAGCGCATTCCCTATCGGTCGGTGCGGCGCCAGAAGATCCGGCATCTCTTGCTCCTCGCGCTGCGCTGTCTCGCGGTCGCGCTGCTCGTGGCCGCGTTCGCGCGTCCGTTCTTCCAGCGCCGCACGACCGCGATTGGCGCGACCGGCGCGCGCGAGGTCGTGATTCTCCTCGACCGGTCGGCGAGCATGGCGTACGGCGGCCGCTGGGACAAGGCGAAGGCCGCCGCGCACAAGGTGATCGGCGGGCTTGGTGCGTCGGATCGCGCGACGCTCGTGCTGTTCGCGAGTGACGCCGCCGTCGCGAGCGATCCCATGGCGACGCCCGATCGCGTCAACGCATCGATCAACGCCGCGAAGCTCGGCGCCGAAGCCACGCGATACGGTCCGGCGCTCAAGCTCGCGTCGCAGATCGTAGGTGCGTCGACGCTGCCGCGGCGCGAGGTCGTGCTCATCTCGGATTATCAGAAGATCGGTTGGGCGAACCACAACGAGGTGACGTTCCCCAAGGGCACGGTCGTAACGCCCATCGATCTGGGCGGCGCGGCGTCGTCGGACGTCGCGGTGTCGCAGGTGACGACCGATCGCGACAGCACGGGCGAGCGCGATCACGTGACCGTCGCCGCGCGGTTGATCAACACCGGCCGCGTGGCGAAGAACATCCAGGCGACGCTGTCGATCGGCGGACGCGACGTTCAAACGAAGAGCGTGAGCGTCGCGGCCACCGGTGCGCAGCAAGTTGCGTTCGCGCCGATCGCCGTGCCGAATGCGGCGACGAAGGGATCGGTGCGCATTACGCCGGACTCCTTGCAGCAGGACGACGTGCTCGCCTTCACGATCGCGCCCGACGCCGCGGTGTCGGTGTTGCTCGTCGAGCCCGCGACGCCGCGCGAGAATCAGAGTTTGTTCGTGAGCCGAGCGTTGGCGATCGGCGACCGTCCGTCGTTCCGTGTGACGGAAAAGCGCATCAACGAGCTCACGCCGCGCGACTTCGATGGCCGCGCGCTCGTGGTACTGGATGAAGTCGCGCCGCCGAATGGCGACGCCGGCGAGCGGCTTCGCGCGGCGCTCGATGGTGGTACGGGTCTCGTCGTCGTCCCCGGCGCGCTGGCCGTCGAGACGTGGCCGGCGGATTGGCGCGGCGTGCTTCCCGCGACCGTTGGGAAAATTGTCGATCGCACGTCGGACGCCGGCGGTTCGCTGTCGTCGATCGACTACGCGTATCCGACGTTTGAAGTCTTCAACGCGCCGCGCAGCGGCGATTTCTCGACGGCAAAGTTCTACCGCTATCGATCGTTGACACCGCAGCCGGGGAGCGTGGTCGGTGCGCGCTTCGACGACGGTTCGCCGGCGATCGTCGAACGAACACAAGGAAGCGGCAAGGTCGTGCTCTGGGCGTCGTCGCTCGACGCGTACTGGACCAACTTGCCGATGCAGCCCGTGTTTCTGCCGTTCGTGCATCAACTGGGCAAACACGTTGGCCGCTACGCCGATCCGCGGCCATGGTTCGTGGCGGGGGATGTGCTCGATCTGTCTCGCCACGGTGAGCTCACCGCGCAATTCGCGTCGAGCGCGCAGGACACGGCCCAGCTCGTTCTCGAGGCGCCGTCCGGCGCGCGCGAGCGAGTGACGACGGCGGGAGCGAACCATCTGATTACGCTGCGCGAACAGGGATTTTACGAGTTGCGCGGTCAGGACACGCCGGTAGGGAGTGGCCGGCCGATTGCCGTGAACGTAGATCCTACTGAGTCGGACTTGTCGCATCTGGATCCGCAGGACGTGGTGCTGGCCGTGACCGCGGTGGATGGGCGGCGCCAGCCGGGAAGCGATTTCAACACCGTGACGCCGCACGAGCAGGAACAGCGGCAGAAGGTGTGGTGGTATTTGCTGCTCGTGGCGCTGCTGTTGATGGCGGCGGAAACCACGTTGTCGAATCGGTTGTCGAAGGTGACACAATGA
- a CDS encoding DUF4175 family protein, which translates to MESTHGLPSEHTQLLGVVRGVRNRYRAKRALRGAAIAIAGSWLALAASAYAMSAFKYSDSAVLTGRIGSLALIVALVAWFVIRPLLPRLDDDKVALYLEEHERSLQATIITAVEMRRERSNGVPRSPMLVDRLTHSALERAHKVGDGRTVDAGELRTNAGIFAAVAFATLVLTVFGPSVIRTGVKLVATPWAAATPASMFSISVEPGNATIAKGGDELIEAKLRGFQSEHVELLVRSADSTNWSRVPMAADSTGAFASRLFDIGGKMEYLVEANGVRSSVYTLDVSNLPFVKQIDLQYRFPAYTQMDPQDVDSTGDIAALKGTMVRVRVAPTVATAGGRLVTDAGDTLKLVPTNDGHLMAMLRVDKPGFYKVELEGPQGRLVTGSLDYTIDVLPDHPPTVHFTKPGRDTKVLSVDEVYTEAQAEDDYGVAKLELVYSVNGAEEHALPLHEGTRAIKDISAGYTFMLEGMKLEPGDVVSYYARATDNNGVTGAQQTSTDMYFLQVRPYENDYRQGQGGGGGGQGGGQQNDAGQLSQRERDIIAATFKTARDSAQTEKKSYEENLATIRLSQQRLREQTNQLADRLVQRGIASSDSNWKRIADILSKAAAAMDTAEKALTNNNATSARGPEQRALTQLQRAEAVFREIQVTMNQQGGGGGGGGNRTNAEDLADIFELQKDRLRNQYETVQRGEQNQQQQQADNQVDETAEKLRQLAARQQQENERARAKADSLGRMGQSGSSGGQSQRDLAQQAEDEARKLERLAREQQNQALSDAARRLQDAASQMRRAAANGQKSGASDAAQALNNLQDARRLLDQEKNGRGTRDLDDAMKQAQQLAEQEKKVQSDVQQLGQAGAATGANAQQQQQQQQQQQQQQQQQQLRQSIAQEKGAMADQVRDLKSKLDRMALDSKRDQRDLSRALGTAADTLRGRKVEEKLRYTQQQTRTAPTDWMNSAEQQIGADIADLGQRLQQAQTAAQSGNGQRQQAQAADQARNLVRGVESLDERMRQRAEQQQSGQAQQGAQPNQQKDAQRGLRNGQQSQGQQGQQGQQGAQGQQGQSGQQGQGQQGQQGQQGQRGQQGQGGGGGRAQNASPNGGPGNGGVPRGNAQPGGGRLSPDDAQQFSREAQQRLAEAEALRQQLAKQGMPTTELDRAIDGLRQLTNPQILEDSHTAKELRARTVEGFKDFEFSLRRSLGQGDSTRVLLERSGDVPPAYKANVEEYYRSIAKARKP; encoded by the coding sequence ATGGAATCCACACACGGCCTGCCGTCCGAACACACGCAGCTCCTCGGCGTCGTTCGCGGCGTGCGCAACCGATATCGCGCGAAACGCGCGCTGCGCGGCGCGGCGATCGCGATCGCCGGGAGCTGGTTGGCGCTCGCGGCATCGGCGTACGCAATGAGCGCGTTCAAATATTCGGACAGTGCGGTGCTCACCGGTCGCATCGGGTCGCTCGCGCTCATCGTTGCGCTCGTGGCGTGGTTCGTGATTCGTCCGCTGCTGCCGCGCCTCGACGACGACAAGGTGGCGCTCTATCTCGAGGAGCACGAGCGGTCGCTGCAGGCCACGATCATCACCGCCGTCGAGATGCGGCGCGAGCGGTCGAACGGTGTGCCACGTTCGCCGATGCTAGTCGATCGCCTGACGCACTCGGCGCTCGAACGCGCGCACAAGGTCGGCGACGGACGCACCGTCGACGCCGGCGAGCTGAGAACGAACGCGGGAATCTTCGCCGCCGTCGCCTTCGCGACGTTGGTGCTCACCGTCTTCGGTCCGAGCGTGATTCGCACCGGCGTCAAGCTGGTCGCGACACCGTGGGCGGCGGCGACGCCGGCGAGCATGTTCAGCATTTCCGTCGAACCGGGCAACGCGACGATCGCCAAGGGTGGCGATGAGCTCATCGAAGCCAAGTTGCGCGGCTTCCAATCCGAGCATGTGGAGCTCCTGGTCCGCTCGGCTGATTCGACGAATTGGTCGCGCGTGCCGATGGCGGCCGACAGCACCGGCGCGTTTGCGTCGCGGCTGTTCGACATCGGCGGAAAGATGGAATACCTGGTCGAAGCGAACGGTGTGCGCTCATCCGTCTACACGCTCGACGTGTCGAACCTGCCGTTCGTGAAGCAGATCGATCTTCAATACCGCTTCCCTGCGTACACGCAAATGGACCCGCAGGACGTCGACAGCACCGGCGACATCGCGGCGCTCAAGGGGACGATGGTGCGCGTGCGCGTCGCGCCGACGGTCGCGACGGCTGGCGGGCGCCTCGTCACCGACGCGGGCGACACGCTCAAGCTCGTGCCGACCAACGACGGCCATCTGATGGCCATGCTGCGCGTGGACAAGCCGGGTTTTTATAAAGTTGAATTAGAGGGTCCTCAAGGCCGTCTCGTGACGGGCTCGCTCGACTATACGATCGACGTCCTCCCCGACCATCCGCCCACGGTGCACTTCACCAAGCCGGGGCGCGACACGAAAGTGCTGTCCGTGGACGAGGTCTACACCGAGGCACAGGCCGAGGACGACTATGGCGTCGCGAAGCTCGAGCTGGTGTATTCGGTGAACGGCGCGGAGGAACACGCGCTGCCGCTGCACGAGGGCACGCGCGCCATCAAGGACATCTCGGCGGGCTATACCTTCATGCTCGAGGGCATGAAGCTCGAACCCGGCGACGTCGTGTCGTATTATGCGCGCGCGACCGACAACAACGGTGTAACGGGAGCGCAGCAGACATCCACCGACATGTACTTCCTGCAGGTACGGCCGTACGAAAACGACTATCGGCAGGGTCAGGGCGGTGGCGGCGGCGGTCAGGGAGGCGGCCAGCAGAACGACGCCGGCCAGTTGTCGCAACGCGAGCGCGACATCATCGCCGCCACGTTCAAGACCGCGCGCGACAGCGCCCAGACGGAAAAGAAGTCGTATGAGGAAAACCTCGCGACGATTCGCCTGTCGCAGCAGCGTCTTCGCGAGCAGACGAATCAACTCGCCGATCGGCTGGTGCAGCGCGGCATCGCGAGCAGCGACAGCAACTGGAAGCGCATCGCGGACATTCTATCGAAGGCCGCGGCGGCGATGGACACGGCGGAGAAGGCGCTCACGAACAACAATGCGACGAGTGCGCGCGGGCCCGAGCAGCGCGCATTGACGCAGCTGCAACGCGCCGAAGCCGTCTTCCGCGAGATTCAGGTCACGATGAATCAGCAGGGTGGCGGCGGTGGCGGCGGCGGCAATCGCACCAATGCCGAGGATCTCGCCGACATCTTCGAGCTGCAGAAGGATCGTCTGCGCAACCAGTACGAGACCGTGCAGCGCGGCGAGCAGAATCAGCAACAGCAGCAGGCGGACAATCAGGTCGACGAGACGGCGGAGAAGCTGCGCCAGCTCGCGGCGCGCCAGCAGCAGGAGAACGAACGTGCGCGCGCGAAAGCGGACAGTCTCGGCCGCATGGGCCAGTCGGGTTCTTCGGGCGGGCAGTCGCAGCGCGATCTCGCGCAGCAGGCCGAAGACGAGGCGCGGAAGCTCGAGCGACTTGCCCGCGAGCAGCAGAATCAGGCGCTCTCTGACGCGGCGCGCCGGCTCCAGGACGCAGCGAGCCAGATGCGGCGCGCCGCGGCAAACGGTCAAAAGTCGGGCGCGAGCGACGCGGCGCAAGCACTGAACAACTTGCAGGATGCGCGGCGGCTGCTCGATCAGGAGAAGAACGGCCGCGGTACCCGCGACCTGGACGATGCAATGAAACAGGCGCAGCAGCTCGCCGAGCAGGAAAAGAAGGTGCAGTCGGACGTGCAGCAGCTCGGCCAGGCCGGAGCGGCGACCGGAGCGAATGCGCAGCAGCAGCAACAGCAGCAACAGCAGCAACAGCAGCAACAGCAGCAGCAGCAGCTTCGCCAGTCGATCGCGCAGGAGAAGGGTGCGATGGCCGATCAAGTGCGCGATCTCAAGTCGAAGCTGGATCGCATGGCACTCGACAGCAAGCGCGACCAGCGTGATCTCTCGCGCGCGCTCGGCACCGCGGCTGATACGCTCCGCGGACGCAAGGTCGAGGAGAAATTGCGCTACACACAGCAGCAGACGCGCACGGCACCGACGGACTGGATGAATTCCGCCGAGCAGCAGATCGGAGCCGACATCGCGGATCTGGGGCAGCGCCTGCAACAGGCGCAGACCGCGGCGCAGTCAGGCAACGGGCAGCGGCAGCAGGCGCAGGCGGCGGATCAAGCGCGCAATCTCGTGCGCGGCGTGGAATCGCTCGATGAGCGCATGCGCCAGCGCGCGGAGCAGCAGCAGAGTGGGCAGGCGCAACAAGGCGCTCAGCCGAACCAACAGAAGGACGCGCAGCGCGGGCTGCGCAACGGCCAGCAATCGCAGGGACAGCAAGGCCAACAAGGCCAACAAGGCGCGCAGGGCCAACAAGGCCAGTCGGGCCAGCAAGGCCAAGGTCAGCAGGGCCAGCAGGGCCAGCAAGGCCAGCGCGGCCAACAAGGTCAAGGCGGTGGCGGTGGACGCGCACAGAACGCGTCTCCAAATGGGGGCCCCGGAAACGGCGGCGTGCCGCGCGGCAACGCACAGCCAGGCGGCGGCCGACTCTCTCCCGATGACGCGCAACAGTTCAGCCGCGAGGCACAGCAGCGTCTGGCCGAAGCCGAAGCACTGCGTCAACAGCTCGCCAAACAGGGCATGCCGACAACCGAGCTCGATCGCGCGATCGACGGACTGCGGCAGCTTACCAATCCTCAAATATTAGAGGATTCTCATACAGCGAAGGAGCTGCGCGCGCGCACCGTCGAAGGATTCAAAGACTTCGAATTCAGCTTGCGCCGCTCGCTCGGCCAAGGGGACTCGACGCGTGTGCTGCTGGAGCGCTCGGGTGACGTGCCGCCGGCGTACAAGGCAAACGTCGAGGAGTATTACCGCTCGATCGCCAAGGCCAGGAAGCCCTGA